The Polyangium mundeleinium genome contains the following window.
GAACCGGGGCGGGGGCGCATCGCCCGCCCGCCGCCCGACGTCGATCCCACCGAGGCGATCACGCTCGCGCTCGCCGCCTCCGAGCGGGAATACCGCCGGTGCCTGCGACACACCCTCACGGGCTACACGCTCTGCCTCGCCACGGCCACGACGATCGGGCTGAAGGCGCAGTGCAATGCGAACTTCCTCGCCCTCACGATCGCCTGCACCGCGGTCGCCTGAAGCTCAGCGCGCGCGTCGCTCGTCGCGGCTGCCCGCGAAGTAGGCTTCGAGCAGCTCGCGGCCGACGATGTTCGCCTTCGTGCGCCATGTGATGTCGTTCGCCAGCATGACGGCCACGGCGATCTCGGGCTTGTCCGCGGGCGCAAAGGAGGCGAACCACGAGAACATGCGCGCCGGCTTCTTGCCGATGAGCGTGCCGGTCTTCGCGGCCACGGCCACGCCGGGGAGCGCGCGCGTCCCGTCCGCGTGGCGGAACGCTTTGACGCACGTGCCACGCTTCGTGGTGACCTGGAGCATGCGGTTCAGCGTGCGCGCGACGCGCGGATCGAGGGCGCGGCGCTCGACCACGCGGGCGACGGGCACGCCGGGATCCTTGAGCACGAGCCGCACGCGCTCGCCGCCGTTGGCGATGGTCTGCATCGCGAAGAGCGCGCCGAGCGGCGAGAGCTTTCCGTTCCAGAACCCCGCGGCGGCGCGGGCCATGCCGAAGGGATCGGCCGGGATCTCGACGCGCCCGGCGTGGGCGGGGACGTCGATCGGCACGTCGCCGGAGAAACCGAGCGCGCCTGCCATGCGCCGCAGATCGTCCGGGTCGAGGTGCCGCTTCGCCATCCGCGCGAACACCATGTTGATGCTCTTGCCGAGGGCCTCGCCGAACGGCGCGCACGCGCTGCCGCCGCGCCGGTCGAGATCGGCCGCCGTGATGTCGTGCTCGCCGCCCGACCAGCACGCCTCCGTGCCTTCGTTCGCGTGACCGCCGTCGAGCAGCGCCGCGGCCGTGACGATCTTGAACAGGCTCGCGCTCGGTGCGTAGGGCTCGGCCACGAAGTCGCGGTTGCCGCGGCTCGCCCAGACGAGGATCCGCCCGGTGCGCACGTCCGAGGCGACGATCGCGGCCTCGGGGGCGCCCGAGCGCGCGAGCAGCCGCTCGGCCTCGCGTTGCAGGCGAGGATCGAGCGTCAGGCGCACGGGTTTGGCCTGGCCGCCCACGGCGCCGTAGGCGGCCTCGGACGTGACACGGATGCGGTGGAGGCCGAGCGACGCGGCCTCTGCGTCGGGCGAGCCGACGAGGAGGACGGACGCGAGCGCGGCCGGGGCGAGGAGGGCGCGGATCGAAGACACCACGGGGGGCTATCGATCGAGTGGCGCCCGTAGGCCAAGATTTTTGGCATCGGCGCTCGGGCCTGCTAGTCGCAAG
Protein-coding sequences here:
- a CDS encoding penicillin-binding transpeptidase domain-containing protein, with translation MVSSIRALLAPAALASVLLVGSPDAEAASLGLHRIRVTSEAAYGAVGGQAKPVRLTLDPRLQREAERLLARSGAPEAAIVASDVRTGRILVWASRGNRDFVAEPYAPSASLFKIVTAAALLDGGHANEGTEACWSGGEHDITAADLDRRGGSACAPFGEALGKSINMVFARMAKRHLDPDDLRRMAGALGFSGDVPIDVPAHAGRVEIPADPFGMARAAAGFWNGKLSPLGALFAMQTIANGGERVRLVLKDPGVPVARVVERRALDPRVARTLNRMLQVTTKRGTCVKAFRHADGTRALPGVAVAAKTGTLIGKKPARMFSWFASFAPADKPEIAVAVMLANDITWRTKANIVGRELLEAYFAGSRDERRAR